A single genomic interval of Dyella sp. GSA-30 harbors:
- a CDS encoding DUF6326 family protein, translated as MQETSKLEDIPVPVKLKLAGLWTSLMFCYIYGDYFGLFQAGNLQDMLQGKMGPLGPATQGVLLGTSILLAVPALMIFLSLALKSAINRWVNIVLGVFYALVMLVSMPGSWWFYLFFGVIEIVLSLLIVWHAWKWPRASN; from the coding sequence ATGCAAGAAACATCGAAGCTCGAAGATATCCCGGTACCGGTCAAGCTGAAGCTCGCCGGCCTTTGGACCAGCCTGATGTTCTGCTACATCTATGGCGACTACTTCGGTCTGTTCCAGGCCGGCAACCTGCAAGACATGCTGCAAGGAAAGATGGGCCCGCTAGGTCCGGCAACACAAGGCGTGCTGCTCGGAACGTCGATCCTGCTCGCTGTGCCCGCCCTGATGATCTTTCTGTCGCTGGCATTGAAGTCGGCCATCAACCGCTGGGTGAACATCGTGCTTGGCGTGTTCTACGCCTTGGTCATGCTCGTTTCCATGCCAGGATCATGGTGGTTTTATTTGTTTTTTGGCGTGATCGAGATTGTCTTGTCGTTGCTGATTGTCTGGCACGCCTGGAAGTGGCCGCGAGCGAGTAATTGA
- a CDS encoding GFA family protein has protein sequence MTNGKHPAARRLEGGCYCGAVRYAVADEFLYAANCHCSNCRRTTGSAFKPLAGIERYKLTVTKGEPGLLIFGEEDANDTHCKACGSLLYSIVRDGAFVHVAMGTLIDVPSIRPSMHIFVGSKAPWFTITDDLPQYEEHGP, from the coding sequence ATGACGAACGGTAAACATCCCGCGGCGCGTCGGCTCGAAGGCGGCTGCTACTGCGGCGCGGTTCGCTATGCCGTTGCGGATGAATTTCTCTATGCGGCCAACTGTCATTGCTCGAACTGTCGACGCACGACCGGCTCGGCGTTCAAGCCGCTTGCGGGGATCGAGCGTTACAAGTTGACCGTCACCAAGGGCGAGCCTGGCTTGCTGATATTCGGCGAGGAAGACGCCAACGACACGCATTGCAAGGCGTGCGGCTCGCTGCTCTATTCGATCGTTCGCGATGGCGCGTTTGTGCATGTGGCGATGGGGACATTGATCGACGTGCCCTCCATCCGGCCATCCATGCACATCTTTGTCGGCTCCAAGGCGCCGTGGTTCACCATCACCGATGACCTGCCGCAGTATGAGGAACATGGGCCGTGA
- a CDS encoding aldose 1-epimerase, translated as MGEAVWECDALLRLINAQLSVQILPELGGGLAGFDWRARGQAIPLMRPAPEHPSDPNQLACYPLLPWSNRIADGGFSVEGRHVALAPNRDDEPFPIHGSGWQRAWEVREHSECEALLELQEAQADGYVYRATQRYTLHDEALVVELSVTNTGPSTMPFGLGLHPFFLRHGEVLLHAPASQVWMNDGKTPLPVARVDVPEAWDFHQPRVLPDEGVNHGFQPWMGDAVISWPTLGLQLHVETDVDTFVLYTPADDEFFCFEPVDHPINAVHLPGGAAANGMTYLVPGANLTRRFVFRVVDDSGRGRG; from the coding sequence ATGGGCGAAGCAGTGTGGGAGTGCGATGCGTTGTTGCGTTTGATCAATGCTCAACTGAGCGTGCAGATTCTGCCTGAGCTGGGCGGTGGGCTTGCCGGTTTCGACTGGCGTGCGCGTGGCCAGGCCATTCCCTTGATGCGGCCCGCGCCGGAGCATCCGAGCGATCCCAATCAACTGGCCTGCTATCCGTTATTGCCCTGGAGCAATCGGATCGCGGACGGTGGGTTTTCCGTAGAGGGGCGCCATGTCGCCTTGGCGCCCAATCGCGACGACGAACCTTTCCCCATCCATGGCAGCGGTTGGCAGCGCGCCTGGGAAGTACGCGAGCACAGTGAATGCGAAGCGCTGCTGGAATTGCAGGAGGCGCAGGCGGATGGCTATGTCTATCGCGCTACCCAGCGTTACACGCTGCACGACGAGGCGCTGGTGGTCGAGCTGAGCGTGACCAACACCGGCCCGTCGACGATGCCATTCGGATTGGGCCTGCATCCCTTCTTTCTGCGCCATGGCGAGGTGCTGCTGCACGCGCCCGCGTCCCAGGTGTGGATGAATGACGGAAAGACGCCGCTGCCGGTGGCGCGCGTGGATGTCCCTGAAGCCTGGGACTTCCATCAGCCGCGCGTGCTGCCGGACGAGGGCGTCAATCACGGCTTTCAGCCCTGGATGGGCGATGCGGTCATTTCATGGCCGACACTCGGCTTGCAGCTGCATGTAGAGACGGACGTCGATACGTTCGTGCTCTATACCCCCGCCGACGATGAGTTTTTCTGTTTCGAGCCGGTCGATCATCCGATCAATGCCGTGCATCTTCCGGGTGGCGCAGCAGCCAACGGCATGACATACCTGGTGCCGGGTGCGAACCTGACGCGGCGTTTTGTGTTTCGCGTGGTCGACGACAGTGGAAGGGGTAGAGGGTGA